Proteins co-encoded in one Bacillus infantis NRRL B-14911 genomic window:
- a CDS encoding BglG family transcription antiterminator, which translates to MFITSREKSIIELIIKTAGKHTALTLASYLNVSARTVHRDLASVAKVLRQFGLELGRTPDEGLVISGRNEDVFRLVQTMAETIPTDQTPQERKLLILLELLKGEPFKLQPAAKEVGISVTTYTAYLDELAGWLESYRLSVRRKRGVGVELSGKESDIRKALADYYLIYFNEELIESLFLLDAGSWNKPRVLYYFRSKFLYAADRLAGRRINKGQSRLADSDYIGILVHLCISLQRTEGGFCIEDDLIEPPDIKEEANLIASLGNELADEFSVSLAEQDIRFLAIVLKGSKLQAPDSVHYDSVMIGQSVKNIIQHVSAQLNADLTGDFSLFQGLLAHMETSIFRIRQNMGMHNPLTEDIKKKYPALFLAVKNSLEQEFRDISFPDDEAAFIALHFGSVLLLREEQLSVHALIICPTGIGTSKMLASRIKKELPEIRSVEISSIKEIQQTDLNSYDIIFSTVRLPYTDLEYILVNPLLEEEDILAAKGFLQKHIGELAASRTFSPESSYPKQKERSIGLGQMLSDLGDVQNSIKEILRNFRFYFFPEAADHEEVVSQMVHSAKEQGSLSESSKVITRLREREKLGGLGIPKTGLALFHCRHEAVKELIFQVSRLGRAVQLKGMDGRMMEADNLLLMLAPESLSPRQQEIVSLISTSLIENDEAMLIFSSGSEEAIKKRLEEIFLDYIQNQLIKG; encoded by the coding sequence ATGTTTATTACCTCAAGGGAGAAAAGCATCATAGAACTGATCATAAAGACGGCCGGCAAGCATACGGCCCTGACCCTTGCTTCTTACTTAAACGTGAGTGCCAGGACTGTCCACCGGGACCTTGCATCTGTTGCAAAGGTTCTTCGGCAATTCGGGCTTGAGCTTGGGCGGACGCCTGATGAAGGCCTCGTGATTTCCGGGCGGAATGAGGATGTTTTCCGGCTTGTTCAGACAATGGCGGAAACCATTCCGACAGACCAGACTCCCCAGGAAAGGAAGCTGCTGATTCTGTTGGAGCTCCTTAAGGGGGAACCCTTTAAACTTCAGCCGGCAGCAAAGGAAGTCGGCATCAGTGTGACGACCTATACTGCATACCTCGATGAATTGGCTGGCTGGCTTGAAAGCTACCGGCTCTCTGTCAGAAGGAAAAGAGGGGTAGGGGTAGAGCTGTCCGGCAAAGAATCTGATATAAGGAAGGCGCTGGCCGACTATTATTTAATCTATTTTAATGAAGAGCTCATAGAAAGCCTGTTCCTCCTTGATGCAGGAAGCTGGAACAAGCCCAGGGTGCTCTACTATTTCCGGTCAAAGTTCCTTTACGCAGCCGACCGCCTTGCCGGCAGAAGAATCAATAAGGGGCAGTCAAGATTGGCTGACAGCGACTATATCGGCATCCTGGTCCATTTATGCATCTCGCTACAAAGAACAGAAGGCGGCTTTTGCATTGAGGATGACCTCATCGAACCTCCGGACATCAAGGAAGAGGCAAATCTGATTGCCAGCCTGGGCAATGAGCTCGCGGATGAATTTTCCGTCAGCCTTGCTGAACAGGATATTCGTTTTCTTGCTATCGTACTGAAAGGATCCAAATTGCAGGCACCTGATTCCGTCCACTATGACAGTGTGATGATCGGGCAGTCTGTCAAAAATATCATCCAGCATGTGTCTGCCCAGCTGAATGCAGATTTAACAGGAGACTTCTCCCTATTTCAGGGCCTGCTCGCCCATATGGAAACATCTATATTCAGGATCAGGCAGAATATGGGGATGCATAATCCACTGACAGAAGACATCAAGAAGAAATATCCAGCCCTTTTTCTCGCCGTTAAAAACAGCCTTGAACAGGAGTTCCGTGATATATCTTTTCCCGATGATGAGGCAGCATTCATTGCCCTCCACTTCGGATCTGTCCTGCTGCTCAGGGAAGAACAGCTTTCAGTCCATGCACTCATCATCTGCCCGACAGGGATTGGAACCTCCAAAATGCTGGCCAGCAGGATCAAAAAAGAATTGCCGGAAATCCGGTCCGTCGAAATTTCCTCTATCAAGGAAATACAGCAAACAGATCTGAACAGCTACGATATCATTTTTTCAACAGTCAGATTGCCTTACACAGATTTGGAGTACATCCTCGTCAATCCGCTTCTGGAAGAGGAGGATATACTGGCAGCAAAGGGCTTTCTGCAAAAACACATAGGTGAGCTGGCAGCCAGCCGCACCTTTTCGCCCGAAAGCAGTTATCCCAAGCAAAAAGAACGGAGCATCGGTCTAGGGCAAATGCTGTCTGACCTTGGTGATGTTCAAAACAGTATCAAAGAAATCCTCCGCAATTTCAGGTTTTACTTTTTTCCTGAAGCAGCTGACCATGAGGAAGTGGTTTCCCAAATGGTACATAGTGCAAAAGAACAGGGAAGCCTTTCCGAAAGCAGTAAGGTCATCACCCGTTTAAGGGAACGGGAGAAATTGGGCGGGCTGGGCATACCGAAAACAGGGCTGGCTCTTTTCCATTGCCGCCATGAAGCAGTAAAAGAGCTGATTTTCCAAGTGTCACGGCTCGGCCGCGCAGTCCAGCTGAAAGGGATGGATGGCAGGATGATGGAGGCGGATAATCTGCTCCTTATGCTTGCGCCTGAAAGCTTAAGCCCAAGACAGCAGGAAATCGTCAGCCTGATCAGCACCAGCCTGATTGAAAATGATGAAGCGATGCTGATATTTTCTTCAGGCAGTGAGGAAGCTATAAAGAAGAGACTGGAAGAAATTTTTCTCGACTATATCCAAAACCAATTGATAAAGGGA